The Cottoperca gobio chromosome 8, fCotGob3.1, whole genome shotgun sequence genome contains the following window.
GCTGGACTGCGTCTGGTGCCGTTGTTGTCCCCCAAGGTATCAAACATGTCCACGCAGCCGGGCGTCTTGAAACGTAGCTTGTGAGGAAGGTTTTTCATCGACTCAGCGTAGTCCAACCTCCCTCCAGTAGGTCCTGCGACGTGGTGGACCTCAGCAGGGGAGTGGTGGAGGTCGTAGCCCAGCTCCTCTGCCCTGTGCGGCGATAGCTTCCCATGGTCACTCAGCCGGTCTTCAAAGAAGATCGGACTGCCTACACTGGACCCTTCTGGCGTGGAGAACCCAGAGTCCTCCGACATGTTCCCAGGATCTCTGGACGCCCTGGAGCTCAGCTGGCCTGTGTGGTTGTTGGGATGTGAGGCTGAGGACCTGCCTCCATCAACTCTGTGGAGGTAATAGTGAGGAGTTGAGGTTTGAGCGGCGTGGAGAGGAGCTGCAGTGAGGGGCAGAATAGGCGTGTTAGAGGGGTCTTTGACCAGGCCGAAGCGGAACTTCAGAGCCAACAGCTCGGCCCGGAGGCGAGCGTTTTCCTCCAGCAGAGCCAAAACGCGGCTCTCTAGGACCATGTCGTTCACACGCCGCTTCTCTCTCGAGCGCTTCGCCGCCTCgttgttcttcctcctcttgtccCAGTAGCCATCGTCCTTTTTGTCAACGGGGATGAACTCGCGCTTGCGTCGGATGCTGGAGGAAGGGCTCTCTTTGCGTTTGACGGCCGAGCTGCAACCAAGAAGGGAGCGGGCCAACAGACTGCTGGAGGTCAGGATGGACACGGCTTCATCAGTGAAGGACAGAGGCCCTGCTCCATCAGGACTCGCAGGTGGCTCGAGAGTCTGGAGCACAGACACATCCTGCTGCCCCCTCATCTGCTGCGACTCGTCCTCAAACATCATGTCTTTCAGGGGTGGAGTGAACCTTTCCTCGCTGGGTGGTGCTGAGGGACTCAGGATGCAGCAACAGTGCCACCTAGTGATCAAATCCAAAGAGGGACACCAGAAGAGGGATTTAGTGGTTATGCAAGAACCATTACAACACAGTATTATGTAACCCCATTACATCTCTCCAATAAAACGGGAGCGACTTGTACCATAACCTTGTCGGCCTTACAAAACATTGAATATGGGGCAATGCATGTTGTAAACACGAAGCTAATCAGCCATACCAGCCTTCTGGCACAACTATAAGCACACTGCGCACATACAAAATGGAATAAATCTTCACTACAAAGTGCCATTAATAGTAGGATAACCTACATTCGTATTTAAGTccttaaacaaacatttatggcTTCATCTTTTCTTGTTCCTCGTGATATTCTATCTGTCATCTTTCTGTATAGATATTCTATTTATTCAGCACACTTTAGGTAATTCGTGATCGGTTTCTGGTCTGGCGGTTTAACTTGCTTCATCAGCACTGACCCACATGTCTGATGTCCTAGTTGCTCTTATTTATCTAATCTGAGCTCACTTTCTTCTCTACACTCAGCAGCCTCACCGGCATTTGAGCCTTCAATGTAGCTTTTCCCCAAACAAGCTTTATTTGTAAcaaattaattatgtattttccgTATCGGACTACAGGGAAATAGCATGAGCGAATAAAATGTTGAAACTTATTCCCACATCACAACTGAACACATGGTTTACAAACCGATTAAAAGAGTTGAAGTAATGTTAAACATGATTTCAAATAGTGTCTAAGGGAATGTGTCTAATGCATATTTCGTGTTGTTATATGTAGCGAAAATATCCTCAAATGtccattataataataatgataattaaataactttaaaaatagaatataGAAGGGAATCAAACATATGTTTACCTGTGAAGAAGGATCAGTTTTGTCCTCCGCTTCTCCAAACGTCTATGTGTCCGGTTCAGGAagcagctctgtctctctctggtttaACACTGCGGATCCACTCAGCGCTGCTGTTACTTCATATTACGATCAGTGTGGCGCACCTCCACTCTGCTCCACTTGGAATAACGCGGCTCCTATTTGTAACGTTGAGTTCAGCTCGGGACGGTCCCTATCCTCACTTGAACCAGAGGTGCccgtttttttgtgtgtgtgcgcgttacTGGGACCGCCTCCTTCTGTGACCCCCcgctcctgtctctctccccgcCATCCAAAGGGAAGCTCCTATCGGCTTTCACATAACATAGCAGTTCaggcatcatcatcatcatcttcttcatcatcatcatcatcatcatcatcatcatcatcatcatcatcatcagaccTCCCTCGCCCCGCCAACTGTGACAGGATAATCTTCTCATAACAATTAGGTAATGTTGcgcctgtctgtctttgtccGGCATCAACAGGCACTTTATGTGAGGCAATAGTGCAGGATTAGTAACTCAGTAGGCTATATAAAGTGTGAATAaagtgtatataataataataataataataataataataataataataataataataataataataataatatatttgactcgtatagcacttttctagaaactcaaagacataGTGTTTTTActgcctaaaaacacacctacCATATCATCCTCCTATCAGCTGTATGCTTCatgactttttgttgttgttttgttttctctttagtTTCAAAGGTCATTgtactctttatttatttatttatttatttattttttttaacaattggccttttttaaacaaaagatgTAGAAGAAAAAGTCAAACATAAAAAACTACAGAAACAAATTATGAAAACCACAAAACCacatttaattaagtaaataaaaataataatctcaaataaaacaacagaggGTTACAGCAGCTTGAAAAACAACAACGAAATGACTGTTTACAATGGTCTGATCCAATAGGATAAAACATTTATGGGACATATTTTAGATGGCACAGTGCCCTAAGCCAATCGGATATCTTGCACCAACATGCATACAGAGAAAAGCAAATGACCCAGTTCACTTATTAGCCAGTATTTCACCCACATTACTTTGCTCAACAAATCCAAAAAGTGATCCTCAAACCTCTTCGAAAGTGTCTTGTTTACCCTTAACCCTGTTTGTTATCTTGTTCATTGTAAATCAAGACATTTCCTTATGACATTGGTCAATGCTATACAATAAGCACACATCCCACACAACCCCAGGATAAACACTTTAGGATAGAGAGGTACATTTAGAGACAGCATTTGAGATATCATATGGGATAACACTACCCTAACCCTTATTCACAGTCCCACAGAGAATTAAACTAATTTCAGGAGTTATATATGTTCACTTCAACCAACTGTACTGTAAGCCGAGTATTTACAGTCTGAGTCcattcattcaaaaatatttcCTCCTGAGTATCATCCTTCTAAAAATTCAGGACTGGGTTGAGATAGATGACAGTACTTCTTTCACAACACTTCCCATCCAAAATCCCTAATAAGTCTGTTTGGATGGCTGTTATTGAATTTCAataacagctaacgaaagattGGTTGATTTTGCAATTACTATTGGTACTCATACAAGCAGCGTTGGGGTCTGTGCAAACAATGAGGAAGAAAAGCCAATATCAACACATCACAGGGGTTAATATACCAATTGTAAAACATGGCATCAAAACAGCCTAACTCACACACACGATTCCAGCATAGGATTGCTTGTTGCACAGAGTGCAGTGGGTTTGGAAGACAGGAGCTGCCTGGGGCCCTAACAGGCTAATCCAGTATGTATGTTCAGTATGTCACAAGCAACTTTCAGGAATTTCTATGCATATATATGAAAGTGTCTCATTCAAACACTGCCTAGTTTTACCTCTAGTTAAAGACATATTACATAGTATTTACGGGTTGTGTAGTTTGCTCATCATTTCCAACAAAGTAACTGATATCACTGTATATTCTTAGGAAGCTCCCTGGAAAGGactgtttttaatgcaaaataaagaTTTAGTGAGACCAGATAGTTCCTGCCTTTAATGCTGGTGCGGCAGTCTACAAACTTGCAAAATAAGGTGTCATACCTAGATAGGTGCATACATATTGCAGCACAGAACAAtgcataatgcataataatcCACAGCACTTTGGATAACAAACTGTTCAAATAGTATTATCCTGTGCATTACACAATGTCTGACAAACTATGAGGGATTGGTCCTCTGTAGTGCCTTTGGTTTAGGAAGACAACACCcatattgcacacacacacttatatgaTGGGCAGCAGACATCACACGTGTCGAGTGTGAGAGCAGGCCGATAGTCTTACCTGACCTCTGTTTTTACAGTGAACACCTGTGCATTTGTGGGCATACAGGAGACAATGACCTGCATGCACTGTATCATATCACATATGTAAACTCCCTGAGCAAACATGGTCAGGTTGACGGTGAGATACACTCTGAGCCCCTTGACCCTCACTGTTGGGACACCTTTGGTttccgagagagagagaagccagTGCATGTACAGCCACAGCACACTAGCTGCTCCAAACAAGACTTTGTCAATGTGGAATTTTCACATACATGTTGcatcaaagaaaacacattttatggttttggtTTAACAGGAATTTCAATATATTATTTCTATGGCCTAGAAAAGTTAAATCAATATTTATGAAGCTCCTCTCTCAAAGCTcaaacttgtgatgtcatcaagtaataagtctggagctgctccagagacaATACATGAGAGACTGATTTTGTGGACACacagaatgtttgttttcttcttcttcttttttataacCAAAAGATCTTTATTCTACTGTAGTGTTCTAAgttgtgaaacagaaaatgCCCCCGTATACTCAGAACATTCCTCTGGGTGCTCTCTGTGTTATAACATCTGTTCCAGTCTCTATACTTGATGACATGAGTTTTAGCACAAGTGTTTTGGagagagttgttcatgttgaCTAATATGTTTGGACCGTCTTAGACAATAGGAATAACACAAGGGCATTTTGAAAATGGACGTAGTTCCCCTTTAAATTATTTaacttgttttgtgttgtagCAATACAAGGCTGTTTGAGAGGGTCTGTGTAATGCTAATGTCagttcagttaaaaaaaaagtacaaaaatattaaaggaatagtccaCAATTATGGGAattacacttatttgcttttttggaGGGATtttgatgagaagattgatacaaaTGATGTTTTTGCTAGCTGCtagttagcatagcttagcagaATGACGGGGGAACGAGggaacagctagcatggctctgtacAAACGTAACACAATCCACATACCAGCAACTCTAAAACTCACAAATGAACATGTTATatcaattgttttttaaatccaaacaaaaacaaagcagcatttgTTATCTTTGGACAGAGACAGGTTAGCTATTGAATCTCAGTGactaagcgtatttcccaataTGTTGAACCTTTCCTCTGAAGTGAACTAAGTGCTGCGTTTTTCTTCAAGACATTTAGAAATGTCTCAATTGTGTTAAATCTTTACAACGCAAACGgctaattaaaatatattttatacaaaccATTACCCCCACCAGCCATTTCAAATCACTGCAAACTGAGACATTTGAACATATCCTGTATCTTTTGTGCACAAAAGATGAGAATTCACCAGTGCCATGTGTGTCTATCTTAAGCCATTTACTGGCACAATAGTTATCTGATCCTGAAAGGCCTTGTGGTTGGTGAAACAATAGATTGCATACGACAGCAGTTTAGCAACGTCACTGCAGAAGAGGACAGAGATTAACACGGGGCTGAATCTGATTCTCTATTTACTGGATGTACTGTAGATCCTCTGCACCCACAACATATACCATTTACACGAAAGCTGCTTTAACTACATGCAATGATGTGTCATTCAGACTTTAAAAACTCCCCAGCTTAATAAAATGGATTTCTGGCACAAAcggcaaacaaacatttatgtgCTGATAGTTGTTCGAAATGGAGTAGGCCAATCGGCCGGCCAGGCTTCTGCcttcaggcacacacacaaatgactgATTGGGAAATTACATTACAAGAGCGTTGGCTTTGTGAACCACCGGCACCTGCGGGTGTCATAATCCAAAGTGCCAGGAGGTCCCTTTGTATGAACAGACAATGATCTTAGCCAAGAGAGTGAAAACCACTTTATAAAACTGTGAAATTGAAGATTTTATTAGGTTAATAAAATACTGGTTCTACAATCACGCTCATGCCTACAATATAtccataaatcaacattttattattaagaAATTCTTGGCTCTTTGTCATTTATCTCCAATGTAAAGATGGAAGTAACTGACTCTGCAGTAGccattttttcattttaatgatcAATTACTTTTAAGATACAGCTGTAACTGAGTCTTGGGAGGCGCGGCAGGAATGGAAAAGTaagtaaaacaatgtttaatgaGATGATTATTTCTTGTGTTGAACGTGTAGATGTGTAGCCGTTTAATTCAAGCACAAAATGTCTGTTTGATTTATCAACAGGAAGTGAGTTACACCATGCATTTAGTTACCAGTTCAGCTTTTGAAACATGTGTATGTAACACATCTACTTGAGAAAGTTGTTTTAATTTACGCttctgaaaagaaaagtcatGTCAAAGAGGATTTTAGCACAGAAGTATTACGAAATGTCTCATGGTTTGTTTGGTAAAATGTTCTCAAAAGACTTAAATTCATTTAAAGTAGACTATGTAGTTTCTGGATTATTTTATCTCTAAAGTGGGTGTAAATACTTCAGCTTCATTGTATTGACAATTGAGTGTTTTTGCATTACCTAAAACAAGCATCAAACAAGTCAGTCAGAACTGTGTCGCAACTGACCCGAGTAGGAAAACAacatgaagagaggaggaaccACATGGGTTCAACGAGTTTGAGCTGAATTCTTGACATTCTAGCACAGCCTCTTATGGAACGGCTCACCTTGTAGCTTTGACCTGCAGGGGAAAGGGGGCAGATAACCCGGTTAACAGAGCCTATTGCCTCAACTGAAAAACATCTCACGTCTCCGGGGAGTTTGCAAATGTTTACAGGAGGACTTTCAGTCACGCTGACTGCCTGAACCTTCTGAACTGAACAGTAtacacaacataaaacacagcagTTACAAGAAAACAGTCACATTGAGCTGGTAGTAAAAtgcaagacaaagacaaatcgTTTACTTAACATAAAAGCACGCGTGTATGTGTATTGTACAAAGGTACAGAGATGTCCAGTGTATAGTTCAATAACCAGGCATGGAAGAACGTTAATGCTTTGAATTTGTCAACATGCTGAAGCGGTGTGCATAGCactttaaaggtataatatgtaacatttccgtGCTGTGCAAGAACAGAGCCACGCATTATCCAACTCAAACAATGAGAAATACATTGGCTAATAGTAACATTACTGGTGTAACCCAGAGAGAAAGCAAAGCAGGTCAGTTGAACTTGTAAAAATTTAAAATGTCTATTCAGGCAAGCATATTTCAACAAATCTATAGGctaaagtaataaaacattttagtttaaaaaaaagtttagttGAATGGATTTGTAAATATCTTTCGGTTTTGTTCGGACAAAGCGGCATTTGTTTGACCAAAAGTCAACTTAGGCTCTGAGAAATTGtgaaggatttctttttttcatattttatagacAGTTCAAAGTTAAACCATTAATCTTGAACATAATCAGCAGACTAAAcaatattgatttaataattGTTTGCAGTTTAATTTGCTAAATGAACATTTGCTTTAAATGGATCTCAGTCATTCATTCCATTGAAGATTTGGGCCATTTTTTCAAGGTCCAGCTGCTCAAAGACTCAACACGACAAAGAAAACTAATAATTTTCTCAGAAATGTGTTGATTAATACCAAAATACTTATCTCTTTCCAGGAAACTTCCTCGGTCATTTTCGGCACATGTTAATTACGTCCCGCCTGCACAGTCATCAGCAGTATTAGTTCTCTGGTTTTGGATTATTTGTGTTGGTAGCAGTACTGTGCATGTATTTTAATAATGCTTGTAAAACAATGGTAGAAGTTGTAAAAGCATGCGTCTCCCAGAGGAAAGCTCTGTCAGCCCGGCAGTAAACACAGCTGTTTATAACATGAACATCTATAAACTGCATTCAGAATGAGATTCTGCAGCCTCAGACAGAACCATTTTAACATCCTGGCTTTCTTCATAATTCATCCGCTGTGGGATCTGCAGTGGTGGTGGGCAGCAGGATGGATATAAATATCTGTGCCCTGTTCTTGCCAAGTGGGTGGCACAGACAAGACTCACAGCAAGGCTGTTTACACCAGCTGACCGGCTTTAAGAAAGCAGCCACTGGGAGTCAGACAGATGAGCCGGGAGGTGTTAGCCAAAAGTTGACGGGCAAAAGCACATTACGTAAAGTAGCCTGCGGGAGGTGTCGGGGACAAGCTTAAAATACACTCTGAAGTAGACCAAAGGGGGAAGTCCGCAGAGGAGGACAGGACAGGGAGGAGGCCGTCACATCGCTGACACAGTTAGCGGTTGCAGAAAGAAGGTCACATACTGTCGATGGCCATTGATCAACTTCAGAGTGTCACTTGTCACAACAGCCCACTTTCTCCGATCCTTTCCTCAgccttttattttactttatacacATTTTGGAATATTCTTCTTATATTTCCATCACCTCTGTGCTTTAATTGCTGATGTTTAAGAAAATCATTTTTTCATGTTCGCTTCATTATGGTTTAGAAGAAAATCCCTCTGCAGTGACACAGCGTGCTGCACCAACACAGTGTCACAAAGCTACATGCCAGCTTGGCCTCATTTTTCTGGCTGCATAACGTTATCTAATGTGATAACACTCAGTGCTGTTTAACCGGTATTATGCAAGATAAGAGCAGCTGTCAGTAATATTagatattaataaatacaaatggagTTTCATTATTAACACCTGTTGTTTTGACCCCCGCACATGTTTATCACTTCAAATCAAGTTCTGCGGAGGTGTTTaccatcctcttcttctcttttaccTTGGCCCGGCTCCATCCCTTCCTACAATTACATAAACACATTGCATTATAGCACTGCTATACACATATGTTGTGTCACTTTTTGAACTCAACTGAAACAGTGAAAATGCCTGGTTAATCTACCATTAAAGACATAGatttttggaaaatatgcttattcgctCTTTTGTTGTTGCTAAGATTAAGATGAGATGACctataccactctcatgtccaACATGTCCTCATACCTAAATCACAGAATAGGTTGTTAGCCAAAGACTCCCAAAACAACATATATGATGGTCGCATGGtggcagttttaaacatgtgacCATGGTTGCAGTTTTTACGTAGTTGGCGTTGAGAAGCAGAACTACTTGCTAAGGTTAAGGAAACGATCTGGGTTTAAATAAGTTAAACTAAGTATATGACGTAGTCACTGTGTTACATAGCACATGTCATATTCACGTAGTAACGTACATACAAACATTGTAACGTTGGCGCTAACGTAGTTACGAAGATACTGACGTTGTAACGTCTGTAACTTCAAATATCTCAAGACTTTGACTTTTTGACCCAATTATCCAACCTGACCTCCTCCCCACACGTAATTTGTCGCTCTTTATAATAAGTCAACTGTCTCATTTGTTTTCGTCATAATTACTACCACTAGAGGTCGCCACCCAACGACAAACAAACTTAACAAACTTAAATATGGGTTATAATAATGCACAGACAACCTATGTATATGTCTGTGAGGAAGGCTTGCTCCTGTCTAAATGTAAAGCTGCAACCAGCaactggttagcttagcatagcattaAGACGGGAACGATTCGGTtttgtacaaattaaacaagCAATTCTTTACAGGAGCTGCTGGGCAGATTTTATTACTCTtgctaggctagctgtttccccctatTTCTAGTCTTCATGATAAGCTAACCTAACTGGCTGCTTGCGGTCGCATCGTAATTATCGTAATGAcacgagagtggtatcaatcttctcgtctTACTCTAAGGCGAGTAAGCTCATTCCCCGAAATGTCGAGCTATAAATTTAAATGCTTGGTAAGCACTTTTCTTGCCTACTAAAATCTGCACTgctcttctttttaaatgtatatctaGTGAAATGTGTAAAAGGACAACGACATTTAGCTGTCTTGATAATTATTGTTTGCTTTGCTGGTGACTAAGAAAAATGCAGTTAAAAAGAGAGCTGTGCACACGTTATGCATCACTGCTCCCCTGAGACATGtatgcagaaacacatttatgtaaCAGCTTGTCTATACcgcagacacacagcagagccTACATTCACGGCTCATACACATGAGATGTATTGCGGAAGCTATAAATAGGCGATGACTCACTTTGTTTGACTTGGGGGGTTGTTTCATAACAAGGGTGTGTGTAACAAGGGTATGTTTATTGATCATTAGTTGGTAATATAAGCTCCTTTACTAAATGTTTCAGTCCTTTCTCTCAGCTACCTGCATCAGTCATGACCCCAGTCTGCTCCACCTGTCACgtggtgttttccttttctggGAAACCACAAGCAGGTTATCTCCCCTGTACCATCCCAACACAGACCCTGCTGTCTGTTCTGTaatcaaacaaaaatgttaGCATCATTTGAGCGTTTGCCCCTGACACACATAAGAGGAAAACATTTGGAAATGCACTCAGACCAATTGTGAGGAAGAAGCCAAGAGCCTCAGACCCGCTTTCCTCTTGCTTCTATTCTTGGGCACTGAAATACGTCACGCTGTTTCCAAAGCAACCACTTTTGATCG
Protein-coding sequences here:
- the nfil3-6 gene encoding nuclear factor, interleukin 3 regulated, member 6, with the translated sequence MMFEDESQQMRGQQDVSVLQTLEPPASPDGAGPLSFTDEAVSILTSSSLLARSLLGCSSAVKRKESPSSSIRRKREFIPVDKKDDGYWDKRRKNNEAAKRSREKRRVNDMVLESRVLALLEENARLRAELLALKFRFGLVKDPSNTPILPLTAAPLHAAQTSTPHYYLHRVDGGRSSASHPNNHTGQLSSRASRDPGNMSEDSGFSTPEGSSVGSPIFFEDRLSDHGKLSPHRAEELGYDLHHSPAEVHHVAGPTGGRLDYAESMKNLPHKLRFKTPGCVDMFDTLGDNNGTRRSPALTTVGPREAPKGLSGGDTAAGHCTGSWLQQLEGEDGRKGRQSPQYNASAVGYSLQPPHTQGPTEVQFKHENTHLKTQLNSLSVEVAQLKKLFTEQLMAKVN